The following is a genomic window from Streptomyces lincolnensis.
GGGCCGGGCGTGCTGCGGGCCGCGTTCCCGGGTGACGTGCTGGCACTGCTCGCGCTCACCGGCAACCGGCCCGGCGACCCCGTCCGCGCGGTCCAGGACGCCTTCCGTACGGCGGCCGAGGCCGGGCTCACCGTGGCCGTCGGGCACGCCGTCGCCGCCGACACCGGCTGGCTGCGCTGGAGCGAAACCCTGCGCGCGGCCCGGACGAGCCTGGAGCTGGCCCTGACCGTGCCGGCCGCCGAGCCCGGCGCACCCGGCGGCCCCCTGGTGACGTCCTCGCGCGCGCTCGCCCTGGAACGGGAGCTCACCCGAGGCGGCGTGGACGCCAACCGGGAACGCCTCGCGGGCCTGGTCCAGCACGCCCTGGGCCCCCTGCTGGCCTGGGAGGCGGCCCACCCGAGCGACCTCGTCCGCACCCTGGAGGTGCACCTGCGCAACGGCTGCTCCCCGACCCGCACGGCCACCCTCCTCCACATCGGCCGCCAGTCCCTCTACCAGCGCCTGGAACGCATCGAGTCCCTCCTCGGCCTGGAGATCGACGACCCGGACCTGCTGGGCGAGCTGCTCGCGGCGGCGTGTGCGCACCGGGTGGTGCGGGGGACGGGAGCGACGGTCCGGGGCGGCCTGCGGACCGTCGCCTGACGCGGCGAGCACAGCCGTGGGAACTGCTCGAGAACAGGTCAAGTAACCTGTGCCGATCACCGCCGCGCGCGCGGCAGTTGAGCCCCGGGCGAGAGGGAACGTTCATGGTTGCTGCTCCGGTTCTGGAGGAGCTGCGGGAGGTCTGTCAGCCGCAGGCCAAGCTGGCGAGCCGCAACGGTGAGCACTGGGCGGGCCGGCTGTACATGCGGCGCGTCTCGCTGCGCTTCACGCGGCAGTTGGTGCGGACGCCGGTCACGCCGGACCAGCTGACCTGGACGATGGTGGTGTGCGGCGTCGCGTCCGGGGCCGCGCTGATGATCCCGGGCCTGACGGGTGCCGTACTGGCCGTGATCCTCATGCAGCTGTTCCTCCTCTTCGACTGCGTGGACGGTGAAGTCGCCCGCTGGAAGGGGCAGAACAGCGCGGCCGGGATCTACGTGGACCGGCTGGGCGCCTATCTCGCGGACGCGGCGCTGATGGCGGGCGCCGGGTACCGGGCGGCCGAATCGGGTGTCGGGGGCTGGCTGTCGATCGGGATCGCGACCGCGCTGGGTGTCGTGCTGCTGAAGGCGTCGACCGACCTCGTGGACGTGGCGCGGGCCCGGCGCGGGCTCGGTGTCGTGGACGACGAGGCGACCCGGCCCCGCTCGCAGGGCGTGGCCTCCGTGCGCCGCCTCGCCGCCGCCTTCAGGATCCACCGCGTGACGAACGGCATCGAAGCGTCCCTGGTCCTCCTGGTCGCCGCGGTCGCCGACCAGGTCACCGGCGGTATCGATCCGACCCGTTGGGCGCTGGGCGCGCTGGCCGTCATCACCTGGGTGATGGTCCCGGCCCACCTGCTGTCGATCCTGTCGTCGTCGCGGCTGCGCTGAGACAGCCGGGACCGCTCAGACAGCTCAGATAGCCGGAAAGACTCCCCGCTCCCTCCAGCATCGCCCGTGTCCGCGCCGTCAGGACCTCGCCGCGGTTCCTGATCGCCGTCCTCAGACCCTCCGTACTGCCCTCGCGGCGGAGGTCGTCCAGGACCGGGCCGATCTGCGCGAGGAGGTAGTGGCTCCGGCGCAGGGTCAGGATGATGCGGGCGTCGCGGACGTCCGCGGGGTCGTACGTCCGGTACGACGTCCCGCGCTCCCGGGGTGGTGTCAGCAGCCCCGCCGACTCCCACACGCGCAGGGCCGACGGCCGTACGCCGAGCAGTGCGGCCACTTCGCCGATGCGCAGGCCGGAGCGGGGCACCTCGGGCGGGACGGCGCCGGTGAGGGCCTGGACGGCCTCGCTCGTCGCGCGCAGGGCGTTGCGCTCGGAGTTGAGGGTAGCGTGGGCGGCGTCGACCAGGGCGAGGGCGGCCGGGACGTCGTCGGCGTGCAGCGCCTGCATGATCCGGGTCGCCGTCAGGTGGCCGTAGCCCTTGAGCAGGGTCCGGTAGGTCAGCAGTGCCTGTCGGTGCAGGTCGCGGAAGGTGCGGTAGCCGGATTCGGTGCGCTCGGCCGGGGGCAGGACGCCCGCTTCCTCGTAGTTGCGGATCTGCTGGGTCGAGACCCCGGCGAGACGGGCCAGGTCGACGGGGCGGAGACGGTCGTCGGGAGCCATGATCACCCCAGGGTAGCGAAAAGTCTCAACTCGCGACTTCAATGAAAAACTTGAAGGCATGGACGACTGCATCCGAGTCAATGGCGCCCGTCTGCACAATCTCCGGAACGTCTCCCTTTCGATCCCCAGGAACAAGCTGGTGGTCCTGACCGGCCTCTCCGGCTCCGGCAAGTCCACCCTCGCGCTCGACACCCTCCACCGGGAGGGACAGCGGCAGTACATGGAGTCGCTGGGCATGGTCACGCCGTTCGTCAGCCGGCCCTCGGTGGACTCCGTCACGGGCCTGTCGCCGTCGATCAGCGTCGACCAGCACCACACCAACCGCAGCCCGCGCTCGACGGTCGGCACGGTCACCGAGGTGTTCACCTATCTGCGGCTGCTGTGGTCGCGGATAGGTGTGCGGGTGTGCCAGGGGTGCGGGGGGAGCGTCCCGCCGTCCCACACCTACGCGTACGACGACGAGACCGCAGAGAACGCCGCGGACGCCGAGAACGCCGAGGGCGAGCGCACCCCCTGCCCGCACTGCGGGACCCCGCTGCCCGAGCTGGTGATGGGCGCCTTCTCCTTCAACAAGCCCGCCGGGGCCTGCCCGGAGTGCACCGGCCTCGGCGAGGTGTTCCGGGCGGACGTCCGACGCCTGGTCGACGGCACCCGCTCGCTCGCCGGGGGAGCGGTCCTCGGCCTGCACCCGAGAGCCGCCGAACGGAACGTCGAGTTGCTGCGGGCGGCCGCCGCCCACTACGGACTCGCCTTCGACCCCGACCTCCCCTTCGACGAACTCGGCGCCGCACAACAGGACTTGATCCTGTACGGCGCGGAGAGCCCGGAGTTCCGGCGGAGGTTCCCCTCGGTGGAGCCGCCCGCGACCGTGGCCGCCGGCCGTTTCGAGGGCGTGGTGACGGCCCTGATGCGGCGGTACGCCGAGCGGATCGAGGACGCCGAGTACCGGGAACGCACCGAGAAGCAGGCGCTGGTGAAGGAGGCCTGCCGGACGTGCGAGGGGACCCGGCTGCGGCCGGAGAGCCGGGCGGTCACCGTGCACGGCCTGACGATCGACCGGGCGGCCCGCCTCCCGCTGGACGAACTGGCCGCCT
Proteins encoded in this region:
- a CDS encoding MerR family transcriptional regulator — translated: MAPDDRLRPVDLARLAGVSTQQIRNYEEAGVLPPAERTESGYRTFRDLHRQALLTYRTLLKGYGHLTATRIMQALHADDVPAALALVDAAHATLNSERNALRATSEAVQALTGAVPPEVPRSGLRIGEVAALLGVRPSALRVWESAGLLTPPRERGTSYRTYDPADVRDARIILTLRRSHYLLAQIGPVLDDLRREGSTEGLRTAIRNRGEVLTARTRAMLEGAGSLSGYLSCLSGPGCLSAAATTTGSTAGGPGPSPR
- a CDS encoding PucR family transcriptional regulator, yielding MPALTLREVLALDPVRAAEPELLAGEGALDRPVRWVHSSEVYEGANFLDGGELLLTNGFGLTDADESVRRRYVRELAARGAAGLAVEVGRSLPSMPAEVTDEARRLELPLLSLHRVVPFVRITEAANRAIVARGLSGRSVVRPWGDDHTAALLADLADRAALNQPEVEARAALAGFHPGPDARLIGVSLHGTRDVSTVDRAVRLLGGPGVLRAAFPGDVLALLALTGNRPGDPVRAVQDAFRTAAEAGLTVAVGHAVAADTGWLRWSETLRAARTSLELALTVPAAEPGAPGGPLVTSSRALALERELTRGGVDANRERLAGLVQHALGPLLAWEAAHPSDLVRTLEVHLRNGCSPTRTATLLHIGRQSLYQRLERIESLLGLEIDDPDLLGELLAAACAHRVVRGTGATVRGGLRTVA
- a CDS encoding CDP-alcohol phosphatidyltransferase family protein, giving the protein MVAAPVLEELREVCQPQAKLASRNGEHWAGRLYMRRVSLRFTRQLVRTPVTPDQLTWTMVVCGVASGAALMIPGLTGAVLAVILMQLFLLFDCVDGEVARWKGQNSAAGIYVDRLGAYLADAALMAGAGYRAAESGVGGWLSIGIATALGVVLLKASTDLVDVARARRGLGVVDDEATRPRSQGVASVRRLAAAFRIHRVTNGIEASLVLLVAAVADQVTGGIDPTRWALGALAVITWVMVPAHLLSILSSSRLR